Proteins from one Bdellovibrionales bacterium genomic window:
- a CDS encoding HD domain-containing protein yields the protein MGQRTFLNPQDFESAQDVLLPPIVPPSGDLMEGQPLPAKDFSSWLAMNLESRLRKNKLWVESHPIAIGSWGRGELSPQSDLDIIFCGDEKTVTELVHDLEKEKLQVRYRYPANREDWTDGGEIFELNALFWARPFTKEAAIKLQEQKKKIFAQKNTFRKKLLKAFIEERNKRNQRHDSVTNYLEPNLKYGAGGLRDIQQALMIWFWYADKLGSHVETFAMLHHLNEYILTLRQKLHLSGYNDSLVAPAQFELARWFGYASQAEFMRELQKVLTRISFYCDWVFAVASSKEDIGKEYDLKKPSQVFAGLKKNPSLVLQKNVLHNISQSMFEFHHDFPKVFNIDASDETLRALFRSRLIHAVIPDMVLVEGVVQHDQYHRFTVDAHLMQAVRRVHKIFNKPSLLGKLGKLAKASTKNDWQILLWTALYHDLGKAREKDHSLEGVQLVEKHLPRFGFNKSFIQEVSWLVENHLILSTAAFRKDPKSPKVWAELYAKGVHGDRLRRLTLFTAIDINATNPEAWTEWKEKLLWELYSSIEAPQGNQLLELTTRAQKEKVPAQIVEALDIGLVTSVPSAWLIKDIQALLKTEKGTSVQVFHHRKQGTWVRFYQKKDQSGLFFKYVKHLWVTGLQIRHAYVHTIPSLGVYDWFQIKSTKTVSQLQKLMELAPSDSESSTVAAEKNVATIPLKVSLISEAEGEWVFSFRGADAKGILLRAAQILYDIGLQIRWAKVHTWGQQVDDIFAVSPTKDRTASDWTLEIDKRLNPKNH from the coding sequence ATGGGCCAACGCACATTTCTTAATCCCCAGGACTTTGAATCCGCGCAGGATGTGCTCCTGCCACCGATTGTTCCGCCCAGCGGGGATTTGATGGAAGGGCAACCACTTCCGGCAAAAGATTTTTCGTCGTGGTTGGCGATGAACTTAGAAAGTCGCCTTCGCAAAAACAAACTTTGGGTGGAGTCTCATCCGATTGCCATTGGATCTTGGGGACGGGGAGAGCTCAGCCCTCAATCCGATCTCGATATTATTTTTTGTGGCGATGAAAAAACCGTGACCGAACTGGTGCACGATCTCGAAAAAGAAAAACTTCAGGTGCGTTATCGTTATCCGGCCAACCGCGAGGATTGGACCGACGGAGGAGAGATCTTCGAGCTCAACGCCCTCTTCTGGGCCCGACCTTTCACGAAAGAGGCCGCCATCAAATTGCAGGAGCAAAAGAAAAAGATTTTTGCTCAAAAGAACACGTTCCGAAAAAAACTGCTCAAGGCTTTTATCGAAGAGCGCAACAAAAGAAATCAACGGCATGATTCCGTCACCAATTACCTCGAGCCGAATTTAAAATATGGGGCCGGGGGTCTTCGCGATATTCAGCAGGCCTTGATGATTTGGTTTTGGTACGCCGATAAGTTGGGTTCTCATGTCGAAACTTTTGCCATGCTTCACCATCTCAACGAATACATTCTGACGTTGCGGCAAAAGCTTCACTTGAGCGGATACAACGACAGTTTGGTGGCGCCGGCACAGTTTGAGCTCGCGCGGTGGTTTGGTTATGCAAGTCAGGCGGAGTTTATGCGGGAGCTTCAAAAAGTTCTCACGCGTATAAGCTTTTACTGCGATTGGGTGTTTGCGGTCGCTTCGTCCAAAGAAGATATCGGAAAAGAGTACGATCTTAAAAAACCATCGCAAGTTTTTGCAGGACTTAAAAAGAATCCCAGCCTCGTGTTACAAAAAAACGTGTTACATAATATTTCTCAGTCGATGTTCGAATTCCACCACGATTTTCCAAAAGTCTTTAATATAGATGCGAGCGACGAAACTTTGCGCGCCCTTTTTCGCTCGCGACTGATTCACGCGGTGATTCCCGATATGGTTCTGGTTGAGGGAGTGGTTCAGCACGATCAATATCATCGCTTTACAGTAGATGCCCATTTGATGCAGGCCGTGCGCCGGGTTCACAAAATCTTTAATAAACCTTCGCTTTTAGGAAAACTGGGAAAGCTCGCAAAAGCGAGCACCAAAAATGATTGGCAGATTTTACTATGGACCGCGCTTTATCATGATTTAGGAAAGGCCCGCGAAAAAGATCATTCTTTAGAGGGCGTGCAACTGGTGGAAAAGCATTTGCCCCGATTTGGATTTAATAAAAGTTTTATCCAAGAGGTCAGTTGGTTAGTTGAGAATCATTTAATCTTATCCACGGCGGCCTTTCGCAAGGATCCCAAATCGCCCAAGGTTTGGGCAGAGCTTTATGCCAAAGGAGTGCACGGGGATCGACTTCGTCGATTAACTTTGTTTACCGCGATCGATATCAATGCCACCAACCCCGAGGCGTGGACCGAATGGAAGGAAAAACTTCTTTGGGAGCTCTATTCCTCCATCGAAGCGCCTCAAGGGAACCAGTTGTTGGAACTCACGACGCGGGCTCAAAAGGAAAAGGTTCCCGCGCAGATTGTAGAAGCGTTAGATATCGGATTGGTCACTTCGGTCCCCTCAGCTTGGCTCATCAAAGATATTCAAGCGCTTCTCAAAACCGAAAAGGGGACATCGGTACAGGTGTTTCATCATCGTAAACAAGGCACTTGGGTTCGCTTTTACCAAAAGAAGGATCAATCCGGGTTGTTCTTTAAATATGTGAAACACCTTTGGGTGACCGGTCTGCAAATTCGACACGCGTATGTTCACACGATTCCGTCCCTGGGAGTTTATGATTGGTTCCAGATTAAATCGACCAAGACTGTGTCTCAGCTCCAAAAACTCATGGAATTAGCACCCTCCGATTCGGAGTCCAGTACTGTGGCGGCGGAGAAAAATGTCGCTACGATCCCGTTAAAGGTCAGTCTGATTTCCGAGGCCGAAGGCGAGTGGGTGTTCAGCTTTCGAGGCGCCGATGCGAAGGGAATTTTGCTCAGAGCCGCACAAATTTTGTATGACATTGGTCTGCAGATTCGCTGGGCAAAAGTTCATACGTGGGGACAACAGGTGGATGACATTTTCGCCGTTTCCCCGACGAAAGATCGTACCGCGAGTGACTGGACACTGGAGATCGATAAAAGGTTAAACCCTAAAAACCACTAA
- a CDS encoding helix-turn-helix transcriptional regulator: MLRDVLIQKGLSNREAEVAELVSKGLSNKEVANQLFVTEKTVKFHLTNIYKKMSVKSRAQLIVWCLPHMNFVESTGTQPSNQIQAGGNSNEIDTIPTGNAPIAGYKG; the protein is encoded by the coding sequence ATGCTCAGAGATGTCCTTATACAGAAAGGTTTGTCGAACCGTGAAGCGGAAGTCGCAGAACTCGTTTCAAAAGGCTTATCCAACAAGGAAGTTGCCAACCAGCTTTTCGTCACGGAAAAGACAGTTAAATTTCACCTAACTAATATTTATAAGAAGATGAGTGTTAAGTCACGAGCTCAGCTTATCGTATGGTGCTTACCTCATATGAATTTCGTTGAAAGCACTGGGACTCAGCCCAGCAATCAAATTCAAGCGGGTGGAAACTCGAATGAGATCGACACTATTCCCACTGGCAATGCTCCCATTGCTGGCTACAAAGGTTAA
- a CDS encoding acyl-CoA thioesterase: MTEMVLPTHTNALGSIFGGTVMSWIDIAAAICAQRHSRKQVVTAHIDGLKFFAPVYKGWVVNLKASVNHVGNTSMEIGVRVDAENPQTGEKFHTASAYLTFVALDSHSKPTQVAPIVLENDEQKRRHAAALRRRENRLHK, encoded by the coding sequence ATGACAGAGATGGTGCTTCCCACTCATACCAATGCCCTCGGTAGTATTTTCGGGGGCACTGTTATGTCCTGGATCGATATCGCTGCCGCAATCTGCGCCCAGCGCCACTCTCGAAAACAAGTTGTTACCGCTCACATTGATGGTCTTAAATTTTTTGCTCCTGTCTATAAAGGCTGGGTCGTTAATTTAAAAGCCAGCGTAAATCATGTGGGAAACACATCGATGGAAATCGGTGTTCGCGTGGATGCCGAAAATCCTCAAACGGGCGAAAAGTTCCATACCGCCTCGGCCTATCTCACGTTTGTCGCTCTAGATTCTCATAGTAAGCCAACTCAAGTTGCGCCAATTGTCCTCGAAAACGACGAGCAGAAGAGACGGCACGCAGCGGCTCTCCGCCGACGTGAGAATCGTTTGCATAAGTAG